A portion of the Burkholderia sp. GAS332 genome contains these proteins:
- a CDS encoding monosaccharide ABC transporter substrate-binding protein, CUT2 family — translation MKHRRGSGSVLPTLMAVAAVVALASPGAYAQCVSSLPAGSIGPKTIVGQGPNGEKAASVDAVKLSDADIAKIKAGKFKVGISMQTMNLDWSQLQVQGITDTLKKYGVDVIGTASAEYQVDKQIADIENTIQRHPDGIISIPVDGTATAATYKKVSEAGIKLVFMDNVPTGLKHPEQYASMISADSEGNGQIAAKVLASCVPQGATIGLVNFGVDYFSTTERTKAVNDWIKKNRPDIKVKQVAFTDPSKVGQIAGDFLTGNPDVKGLFAVWDQPALDTLTSMRAQGVNIPVTTVDLGLQSAIEIAKGGPLKATGSQRPYDQGVAEAMAMMKALIGQTPPAWIGVQSLPVVQANVLESYKTVFKKDPPPQLADACKKAKPACG, via the coding sequence ATGAAACATCGTCGTGGCTCAGGAAGCGTTCTACCCACTCTCATGGCGGTGGCCGCCGTCGTGGCGCTGGCGTCGCCGGGTGCCTACGCGCAATGCGTGAGCAGCCTGCCGGCCGGTTCGATCGGACCGAAGACGATTGTCGGCCAAGGGCCGAACGGCGAAAAAGCGGCCTCGGTTGACGCGGTGAAGCTGAGCGACGCCGACATCGCCAAAATCAAGGCCGGCAAATTCAAGGTCGGTATTTCGATGCAGACCATGAATCTCGACTGGTCGCAACTGCAGGTGCAAGGCATCACGGATACGCTCAAAAAATACGGCGTGGACGTGATCGGCACGGCTTCGGCGGAATACCAGGTCGACAAGCAGATCGCGGATATCGAGAACACCATCCAGCGCCACCCGGACGGCATCATCTCCATTCCGGTCGATGGAACGGCAACGGCCGCCACGTACAAGAAAGTGTCCGAGGCCGGCATCAAACTCGTGTTCATGGACAACGTGCCGACCGGCCTGAAGCATCCTGAGCAATACGCGTCGATGATTTCCGCCGACAGCGAAGGCAACGGCCAGATCGCGGCGAAAGTGCTCGCCTCGTGCGTCCCGCAGGGCGCTACCATCGGGCTCGTGAATTTCGGCGTGGATTACTTCAGCACGACGGAGCGCACCAAGGCCGTCAACGACTGGATCAAGAAAAATCGTCCGGACATCAAGGTCAAGCAGGTCGCCTTCACAGACCCGTCGAAAGTGGGGCAAATCGCCGGCGATTTCCTCACCGGGAATCCGGACGTGAAGGGGCTGTTCGCCGTTTGGGATCAACCGGCGCTCGACACGCTGACGTCGATGCGGGCGCAAGGGGTGAATATTCCCGTCACGACGGTCGATCTGGGCCTTCAATCCGCTATCGAGATTGCCAAGGGCGGACCGCTCAAGGCAACCGGCTCGCAACGCCCGTACGATCAAGGCGTGGCCGAGGCCATGGCGATGATGAAGGCGCTGATCGGACAAACGCCGCCGGCGTGGATCGGCGTGCAGTCTTTGCCGGTGGTGCAGGCGAACGTGCTCGAGTCTTATAAGACGGTGTTCAAGAAAGACCCGCCGCCCCAGCTCGCGGATGCATGCAAGAAAGCCAAGCCGGCTTGCGGTTGA
- a CDS encoding monosaccharide ABC transporter ATP-binding protein, CUT2 family — MSEPVAVAAASSPQVPLIRVAGVTKRFGGVQALRGVSLDVLPGEVHALLGENGAGKSTLIKILSGVHTYDDGVIEIGGQKVAFDSPAQSREAGVAVVYQDLSLVESLSVGANLMLGREPRTRLGFVKNRQLMATVGEFLRSHGIPLDPRTPVGALPFAYRQMTEICKALMGDVRVLILDEPTSALTGGEEQILFDAIRAVTDRGVGVIYVTHRLNEVFRISQRVTVFRDGANAGMFQTANTDMKQLVAAIVGPSHAALQARERTAAGVADDGSAAGRQTLATSHAAAAPILKLSNVSNDRLRHVDLMIRRGEIHGLAGLIGSGRTEVLQTIFGIRRIETGAMVIDGQSRSRMTPAEAIRLGVALVPEDRHLEGLVLDHSIERNLTLPRLPQFSRWGWLRSQAAVHQAKRSMKELAVKAPGASTAVKFLSGGNQQKVVFAKWNHPRPKILLLDEPTVGVDVGAREEIYGVIHDAARAGTGVLVVSSDLDELLRLCGRISIVADGAIVKTVERAELANAEALHHLIQLSRSSIESATPPGGLPPGRATSLGANAI; from the coding sequence ATGAGTGAGCCGGTAGCGGTCGCGGCCGCGTCATCGCCTCAGGTTCCATTGATCCGTGTTGCGGGCGTCACCAAGCGATTTGGTGGCGTGCAGGCGCTACGCGGCGTCAGCCTAGACGTGTTGCCCGGCGAAGTGCACGCCTTGCTTGGAGAAAATGGCGCGGGCAAATCCACGCTGATCAAGATTCTCAGCGGCGTTCATACCTACGACGACGGCGTCATCGAGATCGGTGGCCAGAAAGTGGCGTTCGACTCGCCGGCTCAATCGCGTGAAGCCGGTGTTGCCGTGGTCTACCAGGATCTGAGTCTGGTCGAATCGCTCTCGGTCGGGGCGAATCTGATGCTGGGGCGCGAGCCCCGCACGCGTCTCGGTTTCGTCAAGAACCGGCAACTGATGGCCACCGTCGGCGAATTTCTCCGGTCGCACGGCATCCCGCTCGATCCACGCACACCGGTTGGCGCGTTGCCGTTCGCGTACCGGCAAATGACCGAAATCTGCAAGGCGCTGATGGGCGACGTGCGCGTGCTGATCCTCGACGAACCCACCTCGGCGCTGACGGGCGGCGAAGAACAGATCCTGTTCGACGCGATTCGCGCGGTCACGGATCGCGGCGTTGGCGTGATCTACGTGACGCATCGTCTGAACGAGGTGTTCAGGATTTCGCAGCGCGTCACCGTGTTTCGCGATGGCGCCAATGCCGGCATGTTCCAGACGGCGAACACCGATATGAAGCAACTGGTCGCGGCGATCGTCGGTCCCAGTCATGCCGCGTTGCAGGCGAGGGAGAGAACGGCTGCCGGCGTTGCGGACGACGGGTCTGCTGCCGGACGGCAGACATTGGCCACGTCCCATGCCGCCGCTGCGCCCATCCTCAAGTTGTCGAACGTGAGCAATGACCGGCTTCGTCACGTCGACCTCATGATTCGCCGCGGCGAGATCCACGGGCTCGCGGGATTGATCGGCAGTGGGCGCACGGAAGTGCTGCAAACCATCTTCGGCATTCGGCGAATCGAGACGGGCGCCATGGTGATCGACGGTCAATCCCGCTCACGTATGACGCCCGCCGAAGCTATCCGGCTCGGCGTGGCGCTGGTGCCCGAAGATCGTCATCTTGAAGGGCTCGTCCTCGATCATTCGATCGAGCGCAACCTGACCTTGCCGCGCCTGCCGCAATTTTCGCGTTGGGGGTGGCTGCGCAGCCAGGCGGCCGTCCATCAGGCGAAACGCTCGATGAAAGAGCTGGCCGTCAAGGCACCCGGCGCGTCGACCGCGGTCAAGTTTTTATCCGGCGGCAACCAGCAAAAAGTGGTCTTCGCGAAGTGGAACCACCCGCGCCCCAAGATCCTTCTGCTCGACGAACCGACGGTCGGCGTCGACGTCGGCGCACGCGAGGAGATCTACGGCGTCATCCATGACGCCGCGCGGGCGGGCACCGGCGTGCTCGTCGTCTCCTCGGACCTCGATGAACTGCTGCGCCTGTGCGGCCGGATTTCGATCGTCGCGGACGGCGCTATCGTCAAGACCGTCGAGCGCGCCGAACTCGCCAACGCCGAAGCGCTGCATCACCTGATCCAACTTTCCCGTTCTTCCATCGAGTCCGCCACTCCCCCAGGGGGACTGCCTCCGGGGCGGGCGACTTCCCTCGGAGCCAACGCAATATGA
- a CDS encoding monosaccharide ABC transporter membrane protein, CUT2 family — protein MNDSVSPLTAERQASPPQKSRMRRIAQLLLQGDRPYALYGAFAILLVVFSFASPWFLSIDNFLNIGRQTALVSIIAVGMTFVIIARQIDLSVGSTLALSGMSAALAMAYVGDNWIIGAIAGIGTGALVGAINGVVTTRLNIPSFLVTLGTLSAARGLALMVTTTRPEIITNDSFIAIFGEGDIAGVPVPIIWTLLTVIAGILLLHYSVFGRQIYAAGGNPTAALYSGINTRRVTTLAFILTGMLAGLAALVLSARSHAARPDVVQGMELDVIASVTLGGCSLFGGRGFVLGTLLGSLIIGTLNNGLVLLGVSSSLQLVIKGAIIVAAVAFTRK, from the coding sequence ATGAACGATTCTGTCTCGCCGCTGACGGCCGAACGGCAGGCATCGCCACCGCAGAAGAGCCGTATGCGGCGCATCGCGCAACTCCTCCTGCAAGGTGACCGGCCCTATGCGCTCTATGGCGCGTTCGCGATCCTGCTGGTGGTTTTCAGTTTCGCCTCGCCGTGGTTTCTCTCCATCGACAACTTCCTGAATATCGGCCGGCAAACCGCGCTCGTGTCGATCATCGCGGTCGGCATGACCTTCGTGATCATTGCGCGGCAGATCGATCTGTCGGTGGGATCCACGCTCGCGCTGTCGGGCATGTCCGCAGCGCTCGCCATGGCGTATGTCGGCGACAACTGGATCATCGGCGCGATTGCCGGTATCGGCACCGGCGCCCTTGTCGGCGCGATCAACGGGGTCGTGACCACGCGGCTGAACATTCCCTCGTTCCTGGTGACGCTCGGCACCTTGAGCGCCGCACGCGGACTCGCCCTGATGGTGACGACGACAAGACCCGAGATCATCACCAACGACTCGTTCATCGCGATCTTCGGCGAGGGCGACATTGCCGGTGTGCCGGTGCCGATCATCTGGACCCTGCTGACCGTGATCGCCGGCATCCTGCTGCTTCACTACAGCGTGTTCGGCCGGCAGATCTATGCGGCCGGCGGCAATCCCACGGCGGCGCTCTACTCCGGCATCAACACGAGGCGCGTGACCACCCTCGCCTTCATTCTCACCGGCATGCTGGCCGGGCTCGCCGCGCTCGTGCTCTCCGCGCGCTCGCATGCGGCACGGCCCGACGTCGTGCAAGGCATGGAACTCGATGTGATCGCTTCGGTGACGCTCGGCGGCTGCAGTCTGTTCGGTGGCCGCGGTTTTGTGCTCGGCACGCTGCTCGGCAGTCTCATCATCGGCACGCTCAATAACGGGCTGGTCCTGCTCGGCGTCAGTTCATCGCTGCAGCTGGTGATCAAGGGGGCCATCATCGTCGCGGCTGTGGCCTTCACCAGGAAATGA
- a CDS encoding ribokinase: MNTSSQRNGRVVILGIYVTDLTFRAGRMPQIGETIAGTAFAMGPGGKGSNQAVAAARAGADVVFCTRIGNDAFGEIARATWAAEGITARASVIEGVSTGAAHIFVDDTTGMNAIIVASGAAGTMNAADVDAIEADIAAARVFVTQLEQPLAAARRGLETARRHGVTTVFNPAPALPLDDDIFPLCDYITPNETEATALTGVPIANADDARRAADVLLAKGVGAVIVTLGEGGALLHSASQSVLVPAYRCGRVVETAGAGDGFTGGFAAALARGDDAISALRFGCALAGISVTRPGTAPSMPTLDEVNRVLNQPAGLSHVS, encoded by the coding sequence ATGAACACATCCTCGCAACGAAACGGGCGTGTCGTCATTCTCGGCATCTACGTCACGGACCTGACGTTTCGCGCCGGACGGATGCCGCAGATCGGCGAGACGATTGCCGGCACGGCGTTCGCGATGGGGCCGGGCGGCAAGGGTTCGAATCAGGCGGTGGCAGCGGCTCGCGCCGGCGCCGACGTGGTGTTCTGTACCCGCATCGGCAACGACGCGTTCGGCGAGATTGCGCGCGCAACGTGGGCGGCTGAAGGCATTACGGCTCGCGCGTCGGTGATCGAGGGCGTGTCCACGGGCGCGGCGCATATCTTCGTCGACGACACCACCGGCATGAACGCGATCATCGTCGCCTCAGGCGCGGCCGGCACGATGAATGCCGCCGACGTCGACGCGATCGAAGCCGACATCGCCGCCGCGCGCGTGTTCGTCACGCAGCTCGAGCAGCCGCTCGCGGCCGCGCGCCGTGGGCTTGAGACGGCACGCCGGCACGGCGTCACAACCGTGTTCAATCCGGCGCCCGCCTTGCCGCTCGACGACGATATCTTTCCGTTGTGCGACTACATCACCCCCAACGAAACCGAAGCGACCGCGCTCACCGGCGTGCCGATCGCCAATGCCGACGATGCGCGCCGTGCCGCCGATGTGCTGCTCGCCAAAGGTGTCGGCGCGGTCATCGTCACGCTAGGGGAAGGCGGCGCGCTGCTGCACTCGGCAAGCCAATCCGTGCTCGTGCCGGCGTATCGCTGCGGCCGGGTCGTAGAGACCGCCGGCGCCGGCGACGGCTTCACGGGCGGCTTCGCGGCCGCTCTCGCACGCGGTGATGACGCCATCTCGGCGCTGCGTTTCGGTTGCGCGCTCGCGGGCATTTCCGTCACGCGTCCGGGTACGGCGCCTTCCATGCCGACGCTCGACGAAGTGAACCGCGTGTTGAACCAGCCGGCCGGCCTGTCCCACGTGTCCTGA
- a CDS encoding aldehyde dehydrogenase (NAD+), giving the protein MSVAEYFSSMEYGPAPEDDQAARAWLAQHEASFGHFIGGVWHAPAAGERFVSHAPATGGRLAAIAQGDAADVDAAVAAARGAQPGWLALGGAGRARHLYALARMVQRHSRLFAVLEALDNGKPIRETRDIDVPLIARHFLHHAGWAQLQESEFADYAPLGVVGQIVPWNFPLLMLAWKIAPAIATGNCVVLKPAEYTPLTALLFAELAHRAGLPAGVLNVVTGDGRTGAALVEHPQVDKIAFTGSTEVGRLIRAATAGTGKSLTLELGGKSPFIVFDDADLDGAVEGVVDAIWFNQGQVCCAGSRLLVQEGIEARFIAKLKRRMETLRVGTSLDKSIDIGAIVDPVQLERIQSLVETGRREGCAVWQSPDTAMPAGGCFYPPTLVTGVAPASTLAQEEIFGPVLVTMSFRTQDEAIALANNSRYGLAASVWSETIGRALDVAPRLACGVVWINATNLFDAAVGFGGYRESGYGREGGREGIYEYLKPRAWLNLAERQAVRPEQAAGAGAGERDPLSNVTLIDRTAKLFIGGKQVRPDSGYSLPVHAPDGTLVGEVGEGNRKDIRNAVEAARAAQKWSQASTHNRAQVLFYLAENLAVRADEFVRQLVVRNGATEAAARTEVEAAVTRLFTYAAWADKFDGAVHTPPLRGVALAMHEPLGVIGIACPDEAPLLGFVSLAAPALAMGNRVVVLPSAVCPLTVTDFYQVAETSDVPAGVLNIVTGERGALLPALAKHDDVDAVWCFGHAADSTLVERESIGNLKRTFVDHGRQFDWFDHSSEGRPFLRQAVQVKNIWIPYGD; this is encoded by the coding sequence ATGAGCGTAGCCGAGTATTTTTCATCGATGGAGTACGGTCCCGCACCCGAGGACGATCAAGCCGCGCGCGCCTGGCTCGCGCAACATGAGGCGAGCTTTGGGCATTTCATCGGCGGTGTGTGGCATGCACCGGCCGCCGGCGAACGCTTCGTCTCGCACGCACCCGCCACGGGCGGGCGGCTCGCCGCGATCGCCCAAGGCGATGCGGCTGACGTCGACGCGGCGGTGGCCGCCGCGCGCGGCGCGCAGCCGGGCTGGCTCGCGCTCGGCGGCGCCGGACGGGCGCGGCATCTGTATGCGCTCGCGCGCATGGTCCAGCGCCATAGCCGCCTCTTTGCCGTGCTCGAAGCGCTCGACAACGGCAAGCCAATCCGCGAGACGCGCGATATCGACGTGCCGCTCATCGCGCGGCACTTCCTGCATCACGCGGGTTGGGCGCAGTTGCAGGAGAGCGAATTCGCCGATTACGCGCCACTCGGTGTCGTCGGGCAGATCGTGCCGTGGAATTTTCCGCTGCTGATGCTCGCGTGGAAGATTGCACCGGCGATTGCAACGGGCAACTGCGTTGTGTTGAAGCCGGCCGAATACACGCCGCTCACGGCCTTACTGTTTGCCGAACTCGCCCATCGGGCCGGCCTGCCGGCAGGCGTGCTGAACGTCGTGACGGGCGACGGCCGCACTGGTGCCGCGCTCGTCGAACATCCGCAGGTGGACAAGATCGCCTTCACGGGTTCGACGGAAGTCGGGCGCTTGATCCGCGCGGCCACGGCCGGCACGGGCAAATCGCTGACGCTTGAACTCGGCGGCAAGTCGCCCTTCATCGTGTTCGATGACGCGGATCTCGATGGCGCCGTTGAAGGTGTGGTCGACGCGATCTGGTTCAACCAGGGGCAGGTCTGCTGTGCGGGCTCTCGCCTGCTCGTGCAGGAAGGCATCGAAGCGCGTTTCATCGCGAAGCTGAAGCGCCGCATGGAAACGCTGCGCGTCGGCACGTCGCTCGATAAAAGTATCGATATCGGCGCGATTGTCGATCCGGTGCAGCTTGAACGCATCCAGTCGTTGGTGGAAACCGGACGGCGCGAAGGCTGTGCGGTGTGGCAGTCGCCCGATACGGCGATGCCCGCCGGCGGCTGTTTCTATCCGCCCACGCTCGTCACCGGCGTGGCGCCGGCTTCCACTTTGGCGCAGGAAGAAATCTTCGGACCGGTGCTGGTCACGATGAGCTTTCGTACGCAGGACGAAGCGATCGCGCTCGCCAACAATTCGCGTTACGGACTGGCCGCGAGCGTGTGGAGCGAAACCATCGGCCGCGCACTCGACGTCGCGCCGCGCCTTGCGTGCGGTGTCGTGTGGATCAATGCGACCAATCTGTTCGACGCGGCGGTCGGCTTTGGCGGTTATCGCGAGTCGGGCTATGGTCGCGAAGGCGGTCGCGAGGGCATCTACGAATATCTGAAACCGCGTGCCTGGCTCAATCTTGCCGAGCGTCAGGCCGTGCGGCCCGAGCAGGCAGCAGGCGCAGGCGCAGGCGAGCGCGACCCGTTGTCGAATGTCACACTGATCGACCGCACGGCGAAGCTCTTTATCGGCGGCAAGCAGGTGCGTCCCGATAGCGGCTATTCTCTGCCAGTTCACGCGCCCGATGGGACGCTGGTCGGCGAGGTGGGCGAGGGTAACCGCAAGGACATTCGCAACGCGGTCGAAGCGGCGCGCGCGGCGCAGAAATGGTCGCAGGCGAGTACGCATAACCGCGCCCAGGTGCTCTTCTATCTGGCGGAGAACCTGGCCGTGCGCGCAGACGAGTTCGTGCGTCAGCTCGTCGTGCGCAACGGCGCGACGGAAGCGGCGGCGCGCACGGAAGTCGAGGCAGCGGTCACGCGTCTCTTCACCTATGCGGCGTGGGCCGACAAGTTCGACGGCGCCGTACATACGCCGCCGTTGCGCGGTGTCGCGCTGGCGATGCATGAGCCGCTCGGCGTGATCGGCATCGCCTGTCCGGACGAAGCGCCGTTGCTCGGCTTCGTCTCGCTGGCGGCACCGGCGCTGGCCATGGGCAATCGCGTGGTGGTGTTGCCGAGCGCGGTGTGTCCGCTCACGGTGACCGACTTTTACCAGGTGGCCGAGACGTCGGATGTGCCGGCCGGCGTGCTGAACATCGTCACGGGAGAACGTGGCGCACTGTTGCCGGCACTCGCCAAACACGACGATGTCGACGCCGTCTGGTGCTTCGGTCATGCGGCGGATTCGACGCTGGTCGAACGGGAGTCGATCGGCAATCTGAAGCGTACCTTTGTCGATCACGGCCGCCAGTTCGACTGGTTCGACCATTCGAGCGAAGGGCGGCCGTTTCTGCGCCAGGCCGTGCAGGTGAAGAACATCTGGATACCGTACGGAGACTGA
- a CDS encoding two-component system, OmpR family, heavy metal sensor histidine kinase CusS, whose translation MNRSIARRLALMFAFVALLVFTLVGTGLFLVLRTQLEHHLRESLDDRTEIARIIVYHAVTPEKWRMAREKLTDMTPRDGSTVYAVSSTDPYFHFGKAIEGPVVSSWQGGYAKISPVGGGADMLTVNVTVPANGARPAVQLQVAASCSPNTRTMRVFGSALAALSALGSLAVLLLSYSVTRLGLAPLTRLTRDASAVSPNNRSQRLNTASLPLELNDLANSFNGALERLDGAYGRLESFNADVAHELRTPVTILIGQTEVALTRNRSVDDLRHTLQSNLEEFERMRAIINDMLFLARADQGERATGLVEVSLAAEVAHTLEFLEIPLEEARVHAQLRGDAVARVNRSLFGRACTNLLMNAIQHCAPGAAITVTISDTGDQLRVAVANPGEPIEPAVLEHLFDRFYRAEVSRTNSRENHGLGLAIVKAIAEMHRGTVSAQSANGINTFAFSIAASSVETGLPVARTNAGVPVEAAG comes from the coding sequence ATGAACCGTTCAATCGCCCGCCGCCTCGCGTTAATGTTCGCGTTTGTGGCGCTGTTGGTGTTCACGCTGGTCGGCACCGGGCTGTTTCTGGTGTTGCGCACGCAACTCGAACACCATCTGCGCGAATCGCTCGACGATCGCACCGAGATCGCGCGCATCATCGTCTATCACGCGGTGACGCCGGAGAAGTGGCGCATGGCCCGCGAGAAGCTCACCGACATGACGCCGCGCGACGGCAGCACCGTGTATGCGGTATCGAGTACCGATCCGTATTTCCACTTTGGCAAGGCCATCGAGGGGCCGGTGGTGTCGAGTTGGCAGGGCGGCTACGCGAAGATTTCGCCGGTCGGCGGTGGCGCGGACATGCTGACCGTCAATGTGACGGTACCGGCTAACGGCGCTCGTCCAGCTGTGCAATTGCAGGTCGCCGCCAGCTGTTCGCCCAACACCCGCACGATGCGCGTGTTCGGTTCGGCGCTCGCCGCGCTGTCCGCGTTGGGGAGTCTTGCCGTGCTGCTGCTGAGTTACTCGGTCACGCGGCTCGGACTTGCGCCGTTGACGCGTCTGACGCGAGATGCTTCCGCGGTGAGCCCGAATAACCGCTCACAGCGGCTGAATACGGCCTCGCTGCCGCTCGAATTAAACGATCTGGCTAACTCGTTCAACGGCGCGCTCGAACGTCTGGACGGCGCCTATGGCCGCCTCGAGTCGTTCAACGCGGACGTGGCTCACGAACTGCGTACGCCCGTGACGATTCTGATCGGGCAGACCGAGGTGGCGTTGACGCGCAATCGCTCGGTCGACGATTTGCGCCATACGCTGCAATCGAATCTCGAAGAGTTCGAGCGCATGCGCGCGATCATCAACGACATGCTGTTCCTCGCCCGTGCCGACCAGGGTGAGCGCGCGACGGGCCTTGTCGAAGTGTCGCTGGCCGCGGAAGTTGCGCATACGCTGGAGTTTCTCGAGATTCCGCTGGAAGAAGCGCGCGTGCATGCACAGTTGCGCGGCGACGCGGTGGCGCGCGTGAACCGCTCGCTGTTCGGCCGCGCCTGCACGAATCTGCTGATGAACGCGATCCAGCACTGTGCACCGGGCGCGGCGATTACGGTGACGATCTCGGATACGGGGGATCAGTTGCGCGTGGCGGTGGCCAACCCCGGCGAGCCGATCGAGCCGGCCGTGCTCGAACACCTGTTCGACCGCTTCTATCGCGCGGAAGTATCGCGTACCAATAGCCGCGAAAACCATGGGCTGGGTCTGGCGATCGTGAAGGCCATTGCGGAAATGCATCGCGGCACGGTGTCGGCGCAAAGCGCGAACGGGATCAACACGTTTGCGTTTTCGATTGCGGCGTCGAGTGTGGAAACCGGCTTGCCGGTGGCACGCACGAATGCCGGTGTCCCGGTGGAAGCAGCGGGTTAA
- a CDS encoding deoxyribose-phosphate aldolase has protein sequence MPEASSLSSSVVALRGGPLIHPVRNPGTPFDASWLDGLRVNQSAVERRTATLATRRTVKKDAQAAWLLKAVTCIDLTTLNGDDTEGRVRRLCAKARQPVRADLLEALGIAPQGITTGAVCVYHRFVAAAVDALQGSRIPVAAVSTGFPAGLIPHPLKLKEIEASVADGAQEIDIVVTREYVLTGNWQALYDEVRDFRAACGPAHLKTILATGDIRTLSNVARASMVCMMAGADFIKTSTGKEGVNATLDVSLVMVRMIREYQERTGVPIGFKPAGGVSNAKSVLSYQILMKEELGRPWLEPELFRIGASSLLADIERQLEHHVSGRYSAFNRHPVA, from the coding sequence ATGCCCGAAGCTTCTTCCCTGTCTTCGTCGGTCGTCGCGCTGCGCGGCGGGCCGCTCATTCATCCGGTCCGCAACCCCGGCACGCCGTTCGACGCGTCGTGGCTGGACGGCTTGCGGGTCAACCAGTCCGCGGTCGAACGGCGCACGGCGACGCTGGCCACGCGCCGCACCGTCAAGAAAGATGCGCAGGCCGCGTGGCTGCTCAAGGCGGTCACCTGTATCGACCTCACCACGCTCAACGGCGACGACACTGAAGGCCGCGTGCGCCGCTTGTGCGCGAAAGCGCGCCAGCCGGTACGCGCCGATCTTCTTGAGGCGCTCGGCATTGCGCCGCAGGGCATCACGACGGGCGCGGTCTGCGTCTATCACCGCTTCGTCGCGGCGGCGGTGGATGCGCTGCAGGGCAGTCGCATTCCGGTCGCGGCGGTATCGACCGGATTTCCCGCCGGGCTGATTCCGCATCCGCTGAAGCTGAAAGAGATCGAGGCCTCGGTCGCGGACGGGGCGCAGGAAATCGACATTGTCGTCACGCGCGAATATGTGCTGACCGGCAACTGGCAGGCGCTGTACGACGAAGTGCGCGACTTCCGCGCAGCCTGCGGCCCGGCGCACCTGAAGACGATTCTGGCGACCGGCGACATTCGCACGCTCTCCAATGTGGCGCGCGCCTCGATGGTCTGCATGATGGCCGGCGCCGACTTCATCAAGACGTCGACCGGCAAGGAAGGCGTCAACGCCACGCTGGATGTTTCGCTGGTGATGGTGCGCATGATCCGCGAGTACCAGGAGCGCACCGGCGTGCCGATCGGCTTCAAACCGGCGGGCGGCGTATCGAACGCGAAGTCGGTGCTGTCCTATCAGATCCTCATGAAGGAGGAACTCGGCCGCCCGTGGCTCGAGCCTGAGCTGTTCCGTATCGGCGCATCGAGCCTGCTGGCGGATATCGAACGCCAGCTCGAACATCACGTGAGCGGCCGTTACTCCGCTTTCAACCGTCACCCCGTAGCCTGA
- a CDS encoding DNA polymerase-4 — MSIACYARCPHRHPFPPSMSSASRRIAHLDMDAFYASVELLRYPELRGKAVVIGGGRNGVPQTLEDGSRRFAKLRDYAGRGVVTTSTYEARALGVFSAMGMMKAAMLAPEAILLPTDFESYRHYSRLFKAAVAAFTDRIEDRGIDEIYIDLTELPGEPREIAARIKQAVNQATGLTCSICVAPNKLLAKIGSELDKPDGLTILTPADVPLRVWPLPVRKVNGIGPKAAEKLTALGLATVGDLAAADAGLLQDHFGRSYSAWLMQVAKGYDERPVVVESEPKSMSRETTFERDLHPRHDRPALSSSFTGLCVRVAEDLVRKGYVGRTVGIKLRYDDFRTVTRDLTLDEPTADATEIRRAATECLKRVELNRKLRLLGVRVSALTPANAQPVKPRVPVQADLPFTGDD; from the coding sequence ATGTCCATCGCCTGTTATGCTCGCTGCCCGCACCGTCATCCGTTTCCGCCCTCCATGAGTTCTGCAAGCCGCCGCATCGCGCACCTGGACATGGACGCGTTCTACGCGTCCGTGGAGCTCTTGCGCTACCCGGAACTGCGCGGCAAGGCGGTGGTGATCGGCGGCGGCCGCAATGGCGTGCCGCAAACGCTGGAAGACGGCAGCCGCCGCTTTGCGAAACTGCGCGATTACGCGGGCCGCGGCGTGGTGACCACCTCCACCTACGAAGCCCGCGCGCTTGGCGTGTTCTCCGCGATGGGCATGATGAAGGCCGCCATGCTCGCGCCCGAGGCGATTCTGCTGCCCACCGATTTCGAGTCGTATCGCCACTACTCGCGACTGTTCAAAGCAGCGGTCGCCGCGTTCACGGACCGGATCGAAGACCGCGGCATCGACGAAATCTATATAGACCTCACCGAGTTGCCGGGCGAGCCGCGCGAGATCGCCGCGCGCATCAAGCAGGCCGTCAATCAGGCAACCGGCCTCACCTGCTCCATTTGCGTGGCGCCGAACAAGTTGCTGGCGAAAATCGGCTCCGAGCTCGACAAACCCGACGGTCTCACGATTCTGACGCCCGCTGACGTGCCCTTGCGCGTCTGGCCGTTGCCGGTGCGCAAGGTCAACGGGATCGGCCCGAAAGCCGCGGAGAAGCTCACGGCGCTCGGCCTCGCCACGGTCGGCGATCTGGCGGCGGCGGACGCGGGGCTGTTGCAGGATCACTTCGGGCGCAGCTACTCGGCGTGGCTCATGCAAGTCGCGAAAGGCTACGACGAGCGGCCGGTGGTGGTCGAATCGGAGCCCAAGTCGATGAGCCGTGAGACGACCTTCGAGCGCGATCTGCATCCGCGCCATGATCGCCCGGCCCTGTCCAGTTCGTTTACCGGCTTGTGCGTGCGGGTCGCGGAAGATCTGGTGAGGAAGGGCTATGTGGGGCGCACCGTGGGCATCAAGCTGCGCTACGACGACTTCCGCACGGTCACGCGCGACCTGACGCTCGACGAACCCACCGCCGACGCCACCGAGATCCGGCGTGCCGCAACCGAATGTCTGAAGCGGGTGGAATTGAACCGCAAGTTGCGGCTGCTAGGTGTACGCGTGAGTGCCTTGACGCCGGCCAATGCGCAACCGGTCAAGCCGCGCGTGCCGGTTCAGGCCGACTTGCCTTTTACCGGCGACGATTAA